AGCCGATGGGCAGCCCTATGAACAGCAAACGATCGACAGCGAAGGGATTAGCCTGACGCCCCAAGGCACGGTGTGGATTTCCAGTGAAGGGGTGGCCCGTGATGATATTCCGCCCTTTGTGAACGAATTTGATGTAAAAACCGGCAAACTGTTGCGCAAGCTCTTTTTTCCCGATTACTACACCCCAAAAACGATCGAGGATCCGCAATCTAAACAAACAACGCGCCAGGGCATTCAGGATAACCTGGGTTTTGAATCGCTTACCCTCAGTGCTGGAGCCGCTCGCATGGGGCCGACGGAACCCTATCGCCTGTTTACGGCAACGGAATCTGCCCTGACCCAAGACGCCGAAACCCCAACCGCCGAAACCCGCGCCAAGGCTCGCCTACTGCACTATTACGTGGAAGCAGGACGGATCGATCTGATTGCGGAATACCTCTATGAACTGGAACCCGCGCCCAGTATCACAATTCATCACGGATTGTGTGAATTATTATCCCTGGATCCAGCAGGACGTTTTCTGAGTTTGGAGCGATCGTTTGGGCTGGGGGGCTTTAAGGTCAAGCTGTTTCAACTGTCCTTTGCTGGCGCGAAGGATACGTCCCTCCTGCCCACGGTGCAAAATTTACCCAAAGTCGTCAAACCTGTGCAAAAGCAGGCGTTGCTGGATTTGAGTGAGTTGGGCATCGACCTGGATAACTTGGAAGGTATGACCCTGGGGCCGCGTTTGCCGGATGGATCGCCCAGCCTTCTCTTGGTCAGTGACAACAATTTCAGCGACAATCAGAAGACGCAGTTTCTCCTGTTTCGTGTAAAAGGTTTAAAACCACAATGACCCACGCAACCGATATCAAAACCCTCGTAACCTGGATGGCGGGTGAGTTTAGCAACCAAGAGCAGGCGATCGAAAATCCGCCGTTTTTTGCCCATATTCGGGTTTGTATGCGGCCTTTGCCTAAGGGGCTTTTCGACGGAGCCGCGCTGTATCTCGAGCAAGCCTACGACTTTGCCCAGGATCAGCCCTATCGGCTGCGGGTGTTGCACTTCGTGGAAGTGGATGGACGCATTGAAATTCCCCACTACCGTGTCAAGAATGAGGATGCATTTCGGGGATCCGCTCGCAACTTAGAAAAACTAGCAAAGCTGACCCGAGACGACTTGGAACCCATGTGCGGCTGTGGGATGCAGGTGGAATGGACGGGGCACAGCTTTAAGGGGCGCGTGGAACCGGGGAAACAATGCATCGTGGAACGGAAAGGGAAAACGTCCTACCTGGATAATGAGTTTGAGGTGATGGAGCAGGGACAGACCATGTGGAGCCTCGATCGGGGGCGGGATCCGGAAACCGATGAGATGCTCTGGGGCTCAGTGGCGGGGCCGTTTCACTTTAAACAGGTCAAGAGTTTTGCCCAAGAGTTATCCTGGTAGCTTGGCCTGTATAACTTGGTTGATTGTCGATCGGGGCAAGGTCGATCGCTAGCACAGGGCGATCTCAGGCCATGGCGTTCGGGCGCAGTCAAGCCCAATTGATTCAGACCAACTTCATTTGAGCAAATTACAATCGGGCAAAGTGACCATGTCGAGTTTTGATTCCTCCTTGGATGCGACGCGCCAACAACTGAAGGCAGTGCGTAATCTAATGCTGAAGCTGCATAAAGCTTTGCTGGACTCGGAGAAAGCGGTTTACGAGCAAACAAACGGACGCATTGCCAACAACATGGAGTTTTTTAAGCTGGTGTTGGAGCATGAGCATTTTGCTTGGTTACGGGTGATGTCAAAGTACATTGTGGAAATCGATGAGGCCATGGCGGCGAAGGAGCCGGTGGAAATCGATGTGTTGGCGGCATTGTTGGATAAGGCCACGGCAATGCTCCAACCCAATCCCATGGGAGATCTGCTGTCCCAGCGTTACTATGCCGCGATCGAGCGTGATCCGGTAATTTCTAAGATGCATGTGGAAGCAACGACGCTATTCCGGGGTGATGCTTAACTGGAATAGGTCGCATTGCTATCTCACCGCATTTGGTCATTACAGACTGATTGAGTTGGTAATTCACTAACGGTTGTTGATTAAATTTACGTTTCATTATCTAGATTGGAGTTGGGAGTTCCCATGACCGTTCCACCTGAGTTTATGGAAATTGGTAAGATCGTTGCAGCCCAAGGGATTCGGGGTGAGGTGAGGATCTATCCCAGTTCCGATTTTCCAGAACGGTTTGAGGAGCCGGGAACCCGCTGGCTATTGCGTCCTAACCAAACCCAGCCAGAACCGATCGAACTCCTGAAGGGCTATTACCAAGAGGGCAAAGGGCTCTATATTGTCCAGTTAGCGGGGGTGGGCGATCGTAATGCGGCGGAGGCGTTGCGGGGCTGTTTGTTGCTGGTAGAAAGTAGCGATCGGCCTGAGTTGGAAGAAGGTGAATTCCATGTAGGGGATCTGATTGGGCTCCCGGTTTATTTGCAAGCGACCCAGGATTTGGTGGGAACGGTGAGTAATGTGTTGTTCGCCGGAAATGATTTGCTAGAGGTTCAGGCAGAGGGGCGTAAGGAGACGATTTTGATCCCGTTTGTGGAAGCGATCGTGCCTGTGGTGGATTTGGAGGCCAAGCGCATCGAAATCACTCCACCCCCTGGCTTGATTTGATGGGACTAAACTGGTGTTGCTTGGCGAGTTGCACGATTAATTGTCATAGTGGAGCGTGGCGGATTCTGCGATTAATCGTGCATTCACTAAAGTAAATATTCGATCTATTTCAGCGATTCCTGCATACTCTGCTGATTCTGCCTCAGTGAGTGTATCATTCTTTCCTTTCTCCACGAGAGCTTCCAAACGAGCTTGGAGTTCATCGGTGAATTTGAAGAAGTTGAGGCCACGAACTTGCTGGATCTGAATCCCAGAATCCACCCAGGAGGATGGTTGTACCATGGTTTGTGTGATCATTTGATCTCCAAGGTAGTCAAGTGACTCTAGTGTACCGTATTCTCTGAGTAACTGGTTTTTCTGAATAGCTTTGATACTTATCGATCGCCGGAAACTTTATCGGCTACGGAAGGTGGCACGGTACAAAATCATCAGCATCAGAAGGGTGATCACCAATGCTGGCACGATCGATAACAGTAAGGGAATCAAGCCATTCAATCGATTGGTTACGATCGCGTGGTGGATTGCAGTAACCATCATTTGACCGATTAGCCCTAAGCTGATCACACTACCGAGGCCGATCGTGGCCCAACCAGTCAATAAAACCCATTTCGGTATCCGACCCCGAGCCAGTGTCCGTAATGCGCGACCTTCGGTTTCGATGTTGCCGATCGGATCGAGGGGATTGGGTAAGTGCATCTCGCGGTGCAGATGGGGATCGAGCGGTTGCTCGGTGTAAAGGCGATCGCGGCTAGGGTCGATCGGAAGGAAGTTTTTGGAAGGTTCTTGGGACATTACGGCTGTTGAAGAGTGCTAGTTGAAGGGTGCTAAATGTGAAACCTAGCACCAATAGATTATGTCCATAACTTCAAGCGTTATGCAGCCCATTCCGAATTTGGATATTGGAAACCAGCATTTCCTTATAGTACATATTCTCTTTTTGAAACGAGAATCCAAAGATTAGTGAATTATCACTAAATTTCTTAGGGTTTTTCAGCCTTTGAATGCTTTGAGCTTAAAGAAGCATCTCAAACATTCAGAGGTTTAACCACATGCTTCCCACCACTCATGAAGAATGTATTCGTCAGTTAGA
The Alkalinema sp. FACHB-956 DNA segment above includes these coding regions:
- the rimM gene encoding ribosome maturation factor RimM (Essential for efficient processing of 16S rRNA), which produces MTVPPEFMEIGKIVAAQGIRGEVRIYPSSDFPERFEEPGTRWLLRPNQTQPEPIELLKGYYQEGKGLYIVQLAGVGDRNAAEALRGCLLLVESSDRPELEEGEFHVGDLIGLPVYLQATQDLVGTVSNVLFAGNDLLEVQAEGRKETILIPFVEAIVPVVDLEAKRIEITPPPGLI
- a CDS encoding chromophore lyase CpcT/CpeT, whose protein sequence is MTHATDIKTLVTWMAGEFSNQEQAIENPPFFAHIRVCMRPLPKGLFDGAALYLEQAYDFAQDQPYRLRVLHFVEVDGRIEIPHYRVKNEDAFRGSARNLEKLAKLTRDDLEPMCGCGMQVEWTGHSFKGRVEPGKQCIVERKGKTSYLDNEFEVMEQGQTMWSLDRGRDPETDEMLWGSVAGPFHFKQVKSFAQELSW
- a CDS encoding esterase-like activity of phytase family protein; amino-acid sequence: MAGQWQDRQWQDWQWQNWQWQNWQWRRSLLKSFKLIVLTIVAFWVMTLSACALPQIKATDRLFLPLSLDFLGEYDLPQASQFENTPVGGLSGITYDPQRDVFYAISDDRSEKAPARFYTLKIQLDPASQLSKVDVQGVTFLQQADGQPYEQQTIDSEGISLTPQGTVWISSEGVARDDIPPFVNEFDVKTGKLLRKLFFPDYYTPKTIEDPQSKQTTRQGIQDNLGFESLTLSAGAARMGPTEPYRLFTATESALTQDAETPTAETRAKARLLHYYVEAGRIDLIAEYLYELEPAPSITIHHGLCELLSLDPAGRFLSLERSFGLGGFKVKLFQLSFAGAKDTSLLPTVQNLPKVVKPVQKQALLDLSELGIDLDNLEGMTLGPRLPDGSPSLLLVSDNNFSDNQKTQFLLFRVKGLKPQ